aatatcaatacttaatcatatgattcgatgacaattcaaatactttattcaagacttcaagtgaatcatattattaatgtacaataatgatatgattcgtataatatcaaattaagtaattgacattggattaaacaatgaccaatgtgttacttataaacacaatttaagtattaatgtattatcattataattttagtaatttatatattatcattataattgatatgattatatcacatgagattgatcattaaatcatttgattatataataacaaattatacatatataatatgacataactcataagtatatcaattcatactaatacatcaattaaatatctagagacttatttccaatgtatgttataaacttataagtctatatatgttataagtctatataagtctacatatgtatatgaataatataaatgtataatatcaatagttaatcatatgattcaatgacaattcaaatactttattcaagacttcaagtgaatcatattattaatgtacaatgatgatatgattcgtataatatcaaattaagtaattgacattggattaaacaatgcccaatgtgttacttataaacataatttaagtattaatgtattatcattataattttagtaatttatatattatcactataattgatatgattatatcacatgatgatttgatcattaaatcatatgattatataataataaataatacatatataatatgacataactcataagtcataagtctacaagttaatcatatgattcatgtacaatgataatcacaattgattcaattgaattaaacaatatgttacttataactacaagtctacaatttaattaaagcattattagatactttaggaatttaggatttaggatttaggagtttgaacattaccatttaccattagatattaagttcaattcaaagaaaaaagattataagtaaatatgataagaatttaaataattaatcatatgaatcatatgatataatttaatgagactatatgattatataatatcaaattaagtaattgacattagattcaacaatgtgttacttataatcacaattgaagtattaatgtattttttgaacattttttagaaaaagaaatttaaccattttttgaaagaaaaaaaaaaagaaaattaacaattttgaacaattttgaattttatatatatatatatatatatatatatatataattgcttatagttatattatatgcatattgaataatataaatgtataagataaatatttaactatatgatccaattacaattccaatacttaatcaattattcatgtacaatgacaatgacaatgtgattcatataatatcaaattaagtaattgacattggattaaacaatgtgttacttataactacaattgaagtatttttgtttgtttgtaagtttataagatcaacacttaatcatatgatccaatgacaattcaaatatttatagcaattgggcccaagaagatattaaaaatacaagaaaaaaaaatgagggtaaaaaaaagcccaattttaaaaaagcggttagcgggcggttatctatttcactaaccgctaaccggccactaaccgctaaccgttaaccgctaggcggttagcggttgcggttagtgaaatttactaaccgctagggcggttacggttagcggttattgccactaaccgctaaccgtaaccgcctttgcacccctactaCATAGTCCTGTGGACCTAAATTCAAGGCCTACTTCTATGTTCCTAGCCCATCCTAATGGGGAGTTATAAATCCTCCCAAGGAAAAAGACCAAGAGATCATGAACCTTCATTGATAATACTCTCAAAGAAAACCCAAAGAAGTATCATTAAGTGGGTTATCGAAATCACGCCACATCTCTCCACTTAAAAGTGGGTCCAACTCTTCAAAGATCAACTTAGCAAGGTGGTTCAAAGCCGGTCTTCGGTCCGGATCCCCATTTTTTATGCTCAAAAGATTCAACAATTATAGAACACAAATGTTTTATAAGTGCAAATGATAAAGTTcatgacttagtgagtatagATACACAGAATTACAAGTTATTGTGTTGTGAATTcagttttctcttaacaacGAGTGAAAAGTGAATCTCCCAATTAGAAGAAATGAGAAACAAGTCAATTCTAGACCAAGAGGGGTAGTCTTGATGTTGTAATGTGTTTGTCCTGCATCATATGCATTAGTAATACAGTAAGAATgaattagattttaaaaaataaaaaaatagaaaacaattcaacacataattttaaaatagaaaaaataagaaaaaatgtcaaaatatagtaataaaaaatttgaaattcttgcCTATCCTTTTAATAGTCCAACACCCAAGAAACTCCAAAGAAAATAATCGAGAGAAAACATACCCAGATAGCTTCTCTAAATTGGCGTATTATAGGATGGTTTTGTGGAACTGAAGATAAACTAGGCTTGAGCTTTGCAATCTCATCCTCAAACAACTTCTTAAAATTAGTTATCTGCATTTCAAGCATTAAATTAACAAATCAGAGAAAAGGAGGATAATAAAACATTTACATAAAGACAAAAtcatttgaagagaaaaacttTGCATTATATAGAGTTCAAGCACCTCTCCTACAGATCAACCAAAAGGCAGTTAACAAATCAACAAAGGCATTAAGAAACAAGAAAGCAAGAGATAATGGCTTCAGTTTCAgatccaaaaatttaaattcctTTCAATTTTCTATATTCTCTCACAATCAAACAAAGCATAAGCAGAAATactatgaggaaaaaaaaactcattgtCCAGAATAGTATAATATCATCTGAGACTCATGATTATCTCTCTTCATCATATTCAaatctactattaaaaaagcaagTAATATCAACGCAGTATCTTCGAATCTAAATTCCTTGCCCTAGAAAAAGTAACATCATATTTACTGTTTAAAAAACAGACGGTCTAGTTTacaccccccttttttttttttttttaaggaaatagATGAATTCTCATTAATGAAGAATCAGATGGATACAGGTTGTTCCATCAAAACAATATCACGGATAGCCCCTAGAATTGTAGTGTTCCAGGTCTTCTCAATGAACCGTTTACGCTCTTAGGCCAAGCCATGTGCAGCCTTATTGAAATTTCGTGTACCCACCCCAATCGAGTAAACTTCAAACTCATGTAAAGCGCCCCCTCCACAAGAATCGGGTAATACTCCGGCTtgccccaaggaattgtttgcatcCAAGGAGATTCGAACTTAAACTTGATGGAAATGCCACCAAGAGTAAGGCCCTTCCCACTTGTGCCAACCCTAATGAGACTGAAttaatcctaaaaaaatttctattcaTCAGTTGGGGGAAGTATTATGTCcttttgaattgccaaatgctgaaaagaaattcatatccaaaaatttaaattcctTTCAATTTTCTATATTCTCTCGCAATCAAACAAAGTATAAACAACAATACTATTGAGGGAAAAAAAGCTCATTGTCCAGAATAGTAGAATACCATCTGAGACTGATTATCTCTCTCCAAATCAACCCCAATTTCCATTATCATATTCAACGCCTTCCGAAATTCCTGaaacaaacaacccaaaataGAGTTGTGGTAACACCATGGATAGGACATGCAATGTGATTAGGCATCATTTGGGTAGGAATTCGAAGCACTTATTAGCGAAAAATCATATTGTATTCagcaacaaaaagaaaaaagaaaaagaaaaagaaaaagtagtttCAATAGGGCAATCAAACAGCAGCTTTCGACAATAATATAGGATCAGTCAGCACtgatttttagcatttatcAACTCTTAGAAAGCACTTATCTTGctttaaaagcaaaagcatcCCATTGTGTTCACTTTCAGAAAACAACGCGAACTTCTTTCAAAATCAAAGTATAGACTTTGGGGGTACCAGGCACTGCTTGGCTTGCATTTTCAAAGAACTTgaatttctttccaaaaaaaaaaaaaacggaaacaAATTCGATTCCCAAAATCACTAAAAAGTACTTCCAAAATGGTAAAACACAGGAAGGAAATTTACAGCAATGAGGGACTGATTGTCGGAGTACAGTGTCGAAGCTGCAGTTTGGATTCTTCCGGTGACGCCTGTGGACCGCGAAGCAGAAGTGGAGGCCATGGTTGGTCACTAGGGTTTTGGATTCTGAGAAACCGTGTTTGATTTGTGATCATTTTGGAGGGAGAGTGAGCCAAGAGGGAAAAGTTTTCCCACCAACAACGCACCGTTTtagcatttatttttattattattatgggtaaatatattataagtctctcAGTCAACcagcaaaaactaaaaatttctgaagttttttttttgtttttgtttttttttaattttttttttcgaattttcaCTCTCTAAATGAATCaaaatgtcaataaaattcctaccgttaaattttttttaaaatggttaaCAATCGTTAGTCTCATTGAAACGGTGCGTTTCACtttactttaaaatattaattttttattaatttaaatctaaaaattaaaattttaaaaaaaatttaaacaaaaaaggaaaaaaaaaaaaaaaaaaaacatgttctgCAAAGTTGCTTCCCATCGTAGATTTTGGAGGTATGTGAGGAAgcatctttttcttctgcaaGCAGGTTGAAGAATTGAAGCTAGTTTGTCGATGCTGGTTTGTCGCCCAGGAAGGAGTATGGAAGTTTCTACGAATTTACCCATTTTACGTTTGAGTCATATCTGAACTGACACATTACAAGAGAtctattttgaaatttttggaagTTTGTTAAGTTATTGTTTGAGGCCCTATATTAGTCGGTATATCAAAATATACGAGACCCATCACAATCACAACTGTTATGGctaaatttttgggttgataaTTTTGACACGACTCACGAACCCGACATGAAAAAAAAGTATTGGGTTTGGCCTTATTAAGTTCGAGTCTacccggtaaaaaaaaaaaaaaaaaaacctaaagacTAACCCAGTAATgaataacttagtatataatatatatactcttaattatttatgtttacaatgtttatattctctctttttcacgTAGGACTATTTAGCATTTGCGGGAGATAATGTTAATTTACAAAAGAATCAATTGgaaatttatttggaggaaCCTAGGTCTGTGGATTTGGATGATACATTTgatatcctttcattttggaaaggaaatcaatTTCGCTATCCTGACGTAGCTGTTATGGCTCGTGATGTTTTGAGTATTTCTGTTTCTACTGTTGCTTTGGAATCCACTTTTAATATTGGTGGATGTGTGATTGATCAATGTAGGAGCTCACTCAAGCCAAATATTGTTGAGGCATTAGTTTGCACTAAAGATTCGTTATATGGAGATcaaggtaatattagttatttgcatgtttaatttcttcatttattgtattattttttgactacactataataaattaataaaataacattaattattcttattttttgatatagaactcacacaaatgaagttggatagcaaagaagatgatgtttATACAATTGATGTTAATTCCTGTGATATTCCAAATTCATTTGGAGGCTGGAGCACAATCTGTTAGTATTTCTTAAAATGAgtatatttgtagtgtttcataattcatatctttgattacatgtgatggatcatggatctttcaagacttcaagtgaacaACATCGGGCATAATGACCATGGGAACCTAATTTGTAATGAATCTACTGAtaatgtagttttgagttttgtttcttttttctttattattttgtttttgttagcttttttattattattattatttttttctttattgttgtgATGGAAATGTTGTGGGAAATCTAATTTGATCcatattcatttcatatatacatcattaaatatatatgtgaaatttaatatgaacaGTAAAACAGAAAACATCTAGACTGGTCATAGCAAAGGAGTctccttaaagagaaactaaaatcaTTATTACATTACATGTAATTATGGAAATGGACTATCTAATATGTATAGATcgagttgaaaattgctaattttgtaAATGTATTTATTAACAATTGCATTGGTATTCATgtgttattattatatttttttaaaaaataaaataaaaaaatagggttaaGGGTTTTTAATGGGTCAGACGGGTTGGGTCGGATCatgtctacccgatatgactCGGTTATTTATTTGGGTTAAACacgtcgtgtcgggttacccggctatttttcgtgttataatcgtgtcagaccagCTAATCCATTTAGTTTGCGTAGCGGGTATTAGTgagtcgtaatcgggtcgtatCAAGTACCTGTTTTATAGGCCTTCCAACTCAAGCAAACCTCATTGTGGGTCCTATTTGATTTCTTAGGATTTTCTTACCGAAAATTTGGAAAGGATAAAACTTGTATCTACAATCACTACAGTAGCTACCAACCCAGAATCAGATGCTATATGAACGCTGATGCTCAATCGCTTTTGATTTATACTTCAGAGTTGTTGTTGGGTTTTcagcttttttttcttcaaatccaaATAAGAGCCACCAACCCTCCCATTCCTTCAAATATACTCTGTAAAGTGGCTGCTCCTTTGAATATAACGAATATTTCATAACTGAGCGTATTAGGTCAACATTAGCTCGTTTCgttttctctttcccttttgCTTTCACTATTTGTTGAGACAGTTATTAACTCTGGTAGCGACTTAATTCAAAGCAAACGATCAGCAGTAATAGACCGCGAAGGGGTGGCACGAGGTGTGGCAGTCGTTCCACCTCCGatgcctaagtgagagtttaaTTATGACAAGAGTAATAAAATATGGAAATAATAACATAATGTATTCAAGAGTAGAATTGAGAATGTATTTGTATTATAGGTTGGCTCCTCTTTTTATAGAGGCTATGAGTAGGTTAGCTCTAGTGGGACTCTCACTCGACTCCCTTGACAGTGATATCTGATTGGTTATCCTCATATTTGGTTTGTTAGAGGGAGGCTTGTGCTCCCTTGATATGTGGGAATGGATTATCCTTCCAAATAACTTTGGAGATTGCATGGAGATATTATTTTGCATCTGGACTCCTCTTGGGAGCTCTAGTTTGTTATTCCAGATGGGGTTTGTTGAGCAATTGTTGGGCTTCCTTGATTATTGGGCTAGCGGTGCATAACTGCACGATTTGGAGCGGACTAGGCAATGACTATCTGTCCGTGCCCAGATTGCAGAGGCTTGGGCTTAGTTTCTTACTGAGCCGTGAGTCTCTTATTTGGAGTGGGCCCTCTTGTTGGGCTTTGGaatatattttgtatcaacactattcaatcttcttcttcaatggGGTACTGTTGgcaataaaataacataaagttGTTAATATTGTGTCTAAGCCAAGTCTGATCAGATGGATCACCACAGATCTGTgctgaaaattttagaaatctgttaatttttccttttatcccAATCTGATCAGATAGATCACGACATATCTGTATTGACTGTACACAAATTTGAGTATATTGTGTTTGAGCCATAGACTTGAGATTTgctaatattttccaattttcaatTAGATCCATATCTGATCCAACACTTTCAGGAATTTGCTAGTCTTTTATGTTTGATCCCCTACTTGTCTTTGGTTCTTGAAAGTCAAATTTTTCAACATGCTTGCAGAAGGAAAAAGTGCTTCTTCTCATACCTCCAAAATCTACGATGGGAAGCAACTATGTAGAacaagcttctttttttcttttttcttttttaaataaattttaaaattaaattaataaaaaattaatattttaaagtgacgTGAAACGCGCATTTTCAATGAAACTAACGGCAGTtaaccattttgaaaaaaatctaaCGATAaggattttattggcatttcgattgacctaaagagtaaaaattcaaaaaaaaaatcaaaacaaaacaaaaaaaaaaaactaatgaattttttagttttagtgagttgactcagggatttataatatatttaccatattattattattattattatttactttttaggcggataatttttttttttttaagagaattaGAGCACCTTTGATAACATTACTATGTTTCCTACCAAATGAATTAGGGTCCTCTCCAATTTAAATGAACTAGATAATATcgagttagttatattggagatATATTTTTGTCCTATCAAATGttatccaattcatttgaactgaaaaaGATCATGTTCCAACTCGGATc
This genomic interval from Corylus avellana chromosome ca3, CavTom2PMs-1.0 contains the following:
- the LOC132173342 gene encoding E3 SUMO-protein ligase MMS21-like; protein product: MASTSASRSTGVTGRIQTAASTLYSDNQSLIAEFRKALNMIMEIGVDLERDNQSQMITNFKKLFEDEIAKLKPSLSSVPQNHPIIRQFREAIWDKHITTSRLPLLV